From the genome of Camarhynchus parvulus chromosome 8, STF_HiC, whole genome shotgun sequence, one region includes:
- the ATG4C gene encoding cysteine protease ATG4C, which produces MEATGTDEVEKIKSKFMSAWHNMKYSWVLKTKTYFSRNSPVFLLGKCYHFKTEESGELSTDGSNFDKISTEISGNVEEFRKDFISRIWLTYREEFPQIKGSALTTDCGWGCTLRTGQMLLAQGLMLHFLGRAWVWPEALAMDSCDSESWPSSTVRKLTASFEASLTAERDPRLLARPPARRDWDGTERRNELYHRKIISWFGDSPLAAFGLHQLIEYGKKSGKMAGDWYGPAVVAHILRKAVEEARDPELQGVTVYVAQDCTVYSSDVIDRQCSFVDSGKAGTKAVIILVPVRLGGERTNTDYLEFVKGILSLEYCVGIIGGRPKQSYYFAGFQDDSLIYMDPHYCQSFVDVSIKDFPLESFHCPSPKKMSFKKMDPSCTIGFYCRTVQDFEKASEEITKMLKSSSKEKYPLFTFVKGHSRDYDFASSPLHEENDLFSEDEKKRLKRFSTEEFVLL; this is translated from the exons ATGGAGGCCACGGGGACAGATGAAGTAGAAAAGATCAAATCAAAGTTTATGTCTGCATGGCACAACATGAAATACA GTTGGgtgttgaaaacaaaaacttaCTTCAGTCGGAACTCTCCAgtttttctgctgggaaaatgtTACCACTTCAAAACTGAGG AATCTGGGGAGCTCTCTACAGATGGGTCCAATTTTGACAAAATCAGCACCGAGATTTCGGGGAACGTTGAGGAGTTCCGCAAGGATTTCATTTCTAGGATCTGGCTGACCTACAGAGAGGAGTTCCCTCAGATCAAGGGCTCTGCTCTCACCACAGActgtggctggggctgcacgCTCAGAACGGGGCAgatgctgctggctcaggggcTGATGCTTCATTTCCTTGGGAGAG cctgggtgTGGCCAGAAGCGCTGGCCATGGACAGCTGTGACTCGGAGTCCTGGCCCAGCAGCACCGTCAGGAAGCTCACGGCCTCCTTCGAGGCGTCGCTCACGGCTGAGAGGGACCCCAGGCTGCTGGCCCGGCCCCCCGccaggagggactgggatggcaCCGAGAGGAGGAACGAGCTTTATCACAGGAAAATCATCTCCTGGTTTGGGGACTCCCCCCTGGCAGCCTTTGGGCTACACCAGCTGATAGAGTACGGGAAGAAATCTGGGAAGATGGCGGGGGATTGGTACGGGCCTGCCGTGGTGGCACACATCTTGAG AAAAGCTGTTGAAGAAGCAAGAGACCCTGAGCTGCAAGGAGTAACAGTCTATGTTGCCCAGGATTGTACAG TCTACAGCTCGGATGTTATTGACAGGCAGTGCTCCTTTGTGGATTCTGGGAAAGCAGGCACAAAAGCTGTAATTATATTGGTTCCTGTGAGACTCGGTGGAGAGAGAACAAACACAGACTACCTGGAGTTTGTAAAG GGAATTTTGAGCCTGGAGTACTGTGTTGGCATCATTGGTGGCAGACCCAAGCAATCCTATTACTTTGCTGGGTTCCAAG ATGACAGTTTGATTTACATGGATCCTCATTACTGCCAATCTTTTGTAGATGTCAGCATAAAGGATTTCCCTCTTGAG TCATTCCACTGTCCTTCTCCCAAAAAGATGTCCTTCAAAAAAATGGACCCGAGCTGCACAATAGGATTTTACTGTAGGACTGTGCAGGACTTTGAGAAGGCTTCTGAAGAAATCACCAAG ATGCTGAAATCTTCATCCAAGGAGAAATATCCCCTGTTTACTTTTGTCAAGGGTCATTCTAGAGACTATGACTTTGCTTCCAGTCCACTCCATGAAGAAAATGACCTTTTCTCTGAGgatgagaagaaaaggctgaagAGATTTAGCACAGAGGAGTTTGTCTTGCTTTAA